One Baekduia alba genomic window, CGCGACCCGGCAGTACGGAAGCGTGTCGGCCACGAGCGGCCACACGAACCCGAAGTCTTTCTCGTCGCGGTGCGGATGGAGGATGTCGACAATCTCGGTCTGCTTCGCCGCCCACGACCAGAAGGGGATCGCCATCAGCGCCGACATGTCGCCCTGCCCGAGGTCGGCGTAGGTCGTCGGCGACTGCTCGCGCAAGATCGGCCCGAAGAGCTCAAGCAGCGCCTCGTACGCGGCGTGATCGCTCTTGAGGCGCAGCGTGAACTTCTCATTTACCGTCGCCAGACAGGCGTGCGCGTCGTCGATGAGGATGGCGCCGAGGTCGACCACGTCCCGAGCCCCACCCCGGACGCCGAAGACCGAGCGGCCGTTGAAGAGCTTGTGGATGTTGGTAACGAGGATCGCGCGGCCCCGGAGGAAGTCGCGGTCGCCCGGCTCGGTGGTCGTCGCGATGCCGAGGCGTGCGGCCTCGTCCAGCACCTGCTGTGACAGGTAGATGTCGGGCGTGAGGAACGTCGCCGGCGCAACGCCTTCTGCGAGGCAGGACTGGAGCATGACGAGCCCGACAATGGTCTTCCCGCCGCCGGTGTTCATCTTGACCACTAGGTCGTTCTCGCCCCGTCGGTCGTGCCATGCCTCCCAGACCTCGGACTGCACGTCCCGCGGATAGTTGTAGCCCTTGACCTTGGCCGGAAGCGTCGTGAAGATCCCCCGGGGGTCCATCGTCACGGCGGCACTGGCCGGCTTTCGAATACGGGAGAGGTCGAGGCCGCTCATCGCTACGACGATATCGAGCCTTGGTCGCGCCTCGGCGGGGGTCGCCAGGAGGCTCGTCATGTCCCACCCGTCGGCGCTTGTAGCGCTACACGCCAACGGCGACCCAAGCGGCGCCGGTCGTCGTCGCACGCGGACGCGGTTACCTCGGAGGTCTCCTCACTCCGCTGAACGAGACGTGCCCGTCCGCGCATGATTTCCGTCCATGGTTTGCTCCGTGGACTATCGCGTGACGTACCCACCGATCGTCCATTCGCGCCGAGGGTGCCGGCGAGACGAGCAGCGCCTGACATCCATGAGCGCGCCTCCGCCTCGTTGGCTCCTTGAACAGAACCTCCCCCGTCCCCTTGGCGTCCGTGCCGTACGCCACCCTTCATACATGCCGAGGGTTCCGACGCGTTTCTCATCGCACCATCCGCAACCGGATGGCCGCGCGATGGTGCTGTTCGTCGGCAACAGCGGCGGCGTCGATCTCGGCATCCTCGATCGCCGCGTCACGAACACGATCGCCAAGCCGCTCGTCTTCGCCAAGTCGAGCGAGGACTTCATCGCCGAGGCACATGATTCCGGACTCGGCGTCGTTCTGCCGGGGGAAGCGTGGCGCAACCAGCTTCCGATCGGGCACCCGAAGCGCGCAGGCGCCTTCAAAGACGTGCAGTACGCGTTGAAGGACCAACTGGACATCAGCGCCGCGCCGCTCAGCCCCGACTTCGTCGCCGAGTTCTCCGGGCACTACCTTGAGGAGCAGCTCACGGCGCGTGCCACGTTGACGACCACACCCGGCCATGTTCACGACATCGAGGGCGGGGTCGGTCGCGAAAACGACCTTGCGCTCGCCGAGGCCATGTCGAAGGACTTCCTGAGTCGCCGAGCCCATCATCCCGTGGGCGAAGGGGGCCTCTCCCGGACCCTGTTCGCCTCCATCTTTGTGCACGGTCGACTTCTCATCGACGCCGTCCCATCCCTCATCGACGCGTACGCGAGCATCCGGGTCGGCGGCTATTGGGTCGTTGTCGTCAATTGCAGCGGAACGCGCCAGGAGCTGGCGGCCGTCAGCGACCTCGTGGTCGGCCTCGAAGCGCGGACGGGTCGGCCGTCGGTCGTCTCGGGTGCTGGGCCCGCTCAGCTCACGCTCCCGCCTTACGGCGCCGCGGCCACCTGCACCGGTGTCAATGGCGTCGGCTTCTCCTACCCGCCGCCGGACTGGGCGGAGGTCAAGCGCAAGCGAGCCCAAACCAAGGGCAACAAGAAGGACCCGGGCATCGCCGTCCCCCCATGGCACCGCGAAGCGCTGGCCAACCTGCCGCTGGGCCTCAAGTGGGCCGAGCGCCGAGCCGAGCTCTTCCGCCGCTGGCCGTGTGACTGCGGCGCTCACGAGCGAGATCAACCGCCAGCGCCGAGCGAGGTCCGCACCCACAACCTGATCTGCGGCCAGCGCGACGCCGCCGGCATCTTCCTGCCCGCCGCCGATGCGGGACGCGCGGAGCTCGCGCGGCGCATCAACGAGGCCAGTGCCGTCCGTGCCGCCACAGGGATGACCCGCCTCGGCGCCTCTTGGCGCGGTGCCGCCTTCGCGCACCGGCGGCGCGTGGACGACGAGCGGATCGACCAGCCGGGCTCCTAGACGGGCGGCGCAGCTGGGCGCTGCACCAGCTGCCAGGCCGCCCACTCGCCCATCGACTGTCCACCGGTCACAGCGGCGATCTCCCAGTTCAACGCGACGTCAAGCGACCCGTTAGCCATGCCGCGCCCGACCGCCTCGCTGCCGCGGTTCAGCAGGCGAACTGGGAGCGCGAGAACGCTCGACGAGACGTCTGGCTGCTGGACGAAGCGCACGTCGCGGTCGCGGGCGCGGATAAGCGCGCGCAGGTAGTCAGCCTCGGGACCGCGCGCCACATGGTCGTGCACAGCGACAGCCGCCGCGCCGTCCAGCGAGCGAGCGAGCGACTCGGCATCACAGCGGGAGATCTCGCGGATCTGCTCGAGCACGAGCCCGTGCTCGACGACAAGCGCGGTCGCAAGATCAAGAAGTAGTCCTCGACGCGCGGCCTGCGTCGCGATCTCACGCACGACGGTGACCAGGCTGGGCTGCGCCAAGAATGCGTCCAGCTGCTCACCGGGCCGCCGGACGATCTTGAACTCGAACTCCGGCGACTGCTCCACCGCGAGCTCTCCCTCCACAAGGTGCAGATGCGCAGATCGTTGAGGGGTGCCACTCAGCGTGCCGGGCATGGTAAATAGTTTACCAGTGGGCGACCGCGGACCCAAGCACATTTCCGACCGCGACTGGATCTTCGGATCGCGACCTCGTCGACTCGCGCTCGTCACAATCCTGGCCCCAGGGCCCGCCCGCCAGGAGTGGTCGCGCGCCGCCCTAGCCGACGCCGCAGAAGTCACACTGCGCGGCATCGATGGCCACCTCGACGGCCTTTGCCGTCTTGGGCTCATCGAGCAGACCGACATCGGGTATCGCCGGACGAGCCCAATGCCCCCGCTCGCACGGGACCTGCGCCGAGTGCTAGCGCAACTCGAGGCTGTTGCGGCCGATCAGACTCCGCGGCAATGAAAGGTGCGGCGCTCGTCCCCGACTCGTCAACGAGGTTGGCGAGTTACGCCAACCAACCAAGAATCCCGTGGCTCTCTACGCCGTGCGCCAGCGCATAACGCTGGTCTCTGTTCCGCGAGCGTGCCGCTCGTGCCGGGGCTCACGCCCGCCGACTACGCGACTGGCGGCCGATCGTCGCTTCCTCATGTAGGCTCGCGAGCTGTGGCTGCCAACCGTCACAAACTGGCCCGGCTGGAGGAAGCGCGTAAGCGTCGGTCGCGCGGTCGCGAGTTCGGCGCCGCCTCAACGGGCGATCACCTGAATCAGGCGGCTCCCCCGTCCCAGTTCTTGCCGCAGGTTCCGATCGCCGCTTAGCCGCGATTCGGAGTCTGAATCATCTACGTACCGACGCACCGGTTCTCGTGAGTTCGGCGCCTGCGCAGTCGCACGGCGTAGGGCCGCCTGTGCCGAACTGTGCCCGGTATTCAGAGGCCAGGGTCCATCAACCTGAAGTGCGGCATCGTTCCGCGATCCTCGACGACGATCAGATCGCTCGGTACTCGCGCGTCGTGGTAGGAGGCGAGCCAAGCGTACTTCTGCTCGACTCGAAGGTTGCCGCGACTACGTACTAGTTGTGCGCGGATCTGGTCGCGATGGCGTGCCAAGCCTTCAGCTTCGTCTTGGTCGTCGGGCGTTACGTACGAGATGTAACGGAGGTAGTCGACGAACGGCACACCGTCGTCTCCGGCCGCCAGCCAAGCGTCGCGCTGCTCCCCATCGGCCAGGGCGGTCATGGCGCTCGGGGCGAGGATCACTCGCGGGTAGTTAGCCGCAGTCGACTCCAGTTTGTAGGCATCGTTGAGCGCCGGACCATTGACGTATTCCGCATCGGCGTAAAACAACCCGAATGTGATTGCGCCTCGGCAAAAGAGCCCTTCGTCGGCGAGCACCAACTGGTGCATCGCCGCGTACATCGCAAGTAAGTCGACGGCATCGCCTGGCTTCAGCCCTCCTGTCATGGGCATCCCCATCACCAAGTTGTCCGAGAACCATGTCGCAATGGTGAACTCACTGGCGCCGCGGTTACTGTCCCCGTCCTCTCGGGCACGGGCAAACGCACGGTGGGTGATCTCCAGGTAGGACTGAGCCTCCTGGTCAGTCCGCGGCAGCGCCGTGCCCAAGATGTCTAAGAACAAGACGGCGGAACGAATCAGGGTCGGCACACCCCGGGGTCTGTAAAGCCCATATGTGTCGGCCACCCCGACAGTTTGCAACGAACGCGAAGGCGTGCGCGATCTCGGAAGGCTCGGCACCCTCCTAACCACCCTCGAACCCGAGGTCTCACGCCGCGCTTGAGTTCGATCGTGGCGCGCCGTCCGTCTCTCCCATCGGAGATCTGTCGCGCGTGTGCCCACCCAGGAAGAAATCCGACGCTATCTCGCCATAGGCTGCAGCGTCCATGACCTGGGCCGAATTCGAAGAGAAGGAGTTCGAGGTCGCGGCCGCCGTCGAACTTGCCCACAGTGCGACCGGATACGGACCTGTGTTCTCCTCGGGTCAGGTGCTTGAAAAGCTACTCGGCTACGACGCCACCGCAGCACCTCCCGCTGATCACTTGATCTGGCAGATCCTCGCAGTCCCGCGTCCTCGCGGCGTAACACTCATTAGCGGGTACTGGCAAGCGGGCATGCGACCGCCGGCGTCGAAGCTCCCGACGGCGCCGATCAGTCTCGTTCTCCAATACAAGCGTCCCGAGTACCTTTACGGAGCCCGGGCCAAGCAGTGGCGACTTTGGTACGAGCCGTACCTTCGATTCACAATTGCGGCTCGCCAGCAGTCCGTTCTACTGCGACTCGATCGACAGCTAGGTTCTGAAGCGCTCGTGCGCTACGCCGCGCCAGCGTTCTGGCGACGCGGAGAGTTCGACGCCGCGCTGCTGTCGCGTTCAGTGCTGACGCAGACGGGGTTCGTCTCGCCCGAACGTCTCTCGGGTCACCGCGTCTGGACCTACGTCGCGCCAGGTCAGAACGGGCGTGCCAACCCCGGGGGTAAGCCGACCCGTTTCGAACTGCTCGGCGAACTCCTCGGCTCGCGGGAGCGCGCGAGGCTGCAGTCCACCCGTGGCCACGAGCTGGTCGTCCATGAGGGCCTGGAAGGCCATGTGCGCCGGGTCGCCGGCGCCGCTCGAGAGCGAGAGCCCCGCCTGCGCCGGGCGCTCGATTCGTGGGCCGCCGATCTGCGCGAGCAGGTCCCCGAACTCGAACCACGGCGACAAGCTCGAGTCGTCGACTTGGCGACGATCACCACCGTCGTCGGCGCCTACGGCGCCTCTTGGTACCTCGTCTGAGGCATTCGGCGCCCGCCGCCAGCTCCGCTGCATGCAGTGCGCATGCAGCCGACCAGAGACATCCCACGGGGTGCGCCCACATCCGCTACCGACCATCACGAGTCACGCTCATTCGTTCCGCGGCGCGCAAACTCGCAAGGCCCAGGAGAACGACGACCGTCTGTCACCACAGGCGCGGCGTGACTTCCGCAAGAGCGCCGAGAAGGTTGATGTCCACTCCCTCGCTCATTCTCTCGTCGATGAGCAGTAAGGACCAACCCACGAAGACGACGGGCGACGAGCCGATCTCAGAACCCGGCCAGGATGTTCTCGGACGCGCGGATTTCGCGAGCGAGATCCGGCGAGAGATCGAGCACGCGCCTCGAAAGGACGGGCTCGTCATCGCGGTCACGGGACCATGGGGCAGCGGAAAGACGTCTGTGCTCAACCTTGCCGTGGGCCCACTCCGCGACCCCGCTGGCTACCGCGTCGTGCCCTTCAACCCGTGGTTGTTCTCCGGCACGCCACAACTCGTCGAGCACTTCTTCTCCGAACTGCAACGGCAGCTCGACGGATCGGGCGACGCGGCACTCGACCGAATCGCCGCCGCGCTTGAGGATTACGCCGAGGTCATCGATCCCCTTCGTTTCCTTCCCGGCGTGCAGAAGGCGTCAGCGTGGACGCGATTCGTCGCTCGTGTCTTGAAACGTCCGGAGCAGAGCGCAGAGGAGCAGCGACGGCACCTAGCGGCGCTCCTTGCCGATCGTGACGAGCTCCTGGTGGTGGTCATCGATGACATCGATCGGCTTCGTGACGAAGAAATCGCGGATGTGATGCGACTCGTACGTCTCGTTGCTGGCTTCCCGAACGTCGTCTATCTCCTCGCTTACGACGCTGACCACGTTGCCGACGCTCTGCACGCGTCGGCGGGTCACGAGTACCTGGAGAAGATCGTCCAGGTCACGCACGAGATACCGGCGATCGTCGGCGAGCAGCTGTCGGATCTGGCGTTGGAGCGAATCAACGGCTTGGTCGGACCTGTGCCGGAGGAACGGTTCGACCGTGAGCACTGGTCGAAGCTCTACCTGTCCTTCCGCAAGTACCTTGAACTCCCACGCGACGTCGTTCGCTTCGTAAATCACGCCCGGGCGCCCGTTGCGCAACTGATAGACGAAGTCGACGTCGCTGACATTTTGGCGCTGGAGGCGCTCCGGCTATTCGAGCGAGAGTTCTGGAACGAGCTGCCAGCTCTGCGAGCCACGCTCACGAATACACGCGAGAAGGACGCGTGGCTCTTCATGGACGGGCCCAAGCCCGACGAAGACCGGTTGCAATCTGCGCTGAAACGAGCGAACGACCCCGACACGCTCCGCGACATCGTGGTCGAACTCTTCCCGGCCGCAGCTCGCTACATCAGAAACACGTACTACGGAAGCGACTTCTTGGCCTCATGGGAGCGAGCTCGACGCGTGGCTCATCCGGCGGTCCTAGGTACCTATCTGGCTCGCCAGATCCAACCTACGAGCGTGGCTACGGCCACCGTCCAGCGGGCGCTCGAGGCGCTTGACGACAGGGAGTACCTCGAGCGACTTATCGTGGAACTGTCGGACCAGCAGCTCCCAGATCTCCTCTCGCGCTTGGAGGCGTTCGAAGGCGATTACCCGGACGACGTGGCGCCAGCGATCCCCGTCCTTTACGAGATGACTCCGCGCATCCCGGAAGATCACAGCTTCTTTGGCGTCCGCCCGGCGATGCGCGTCACGCGGGTGATTCTTCGTCTCTTGCGCAACCGCGATTCGGAGACGATCACGTCAACCGTTGAGCGGGTGCTGCCGTCCCTCAATCTGTCGGACCGTCTGAGCCTCATCCATCTCGTCGGTCACCAGCAAGGCGTTGGCCACGAACTCGTCGACGCAACGAACGCTTCCGTCTGGGAGAACCGCCTCACCGCGGAGATTCTCGCCGCAACACCGCAGGCACTTGGCGCCGAGCCCGCGCTCGGTCTCTTAGTGCACCACCTAGAGCAGCAGGACCCCGACGCAGCCGTTGCCAAGGTGCGCGAGGCGACGGAAGCAGACAGTGCCTTCCTGCTCGCGCTCATCCGCGACGTCCGGCGGGAGGTCCGGAACAGTGCTGGCCGGCACGTTTCGCTGCTTTGGGATCGGCTCGTTGATCTAGTCGGCGAGGATGCGCTCATTCGTCTCATCACGGCACTGCCAGAGCTCGATGAGACGGCCGATGCGGATACTGCCGAGTTGGTGTCTCAGGCTCGGATATTCGCGGCAGACCCCGAGGCCGCGAAACGCGTGATGGCTGAGCACAGAGCGCGCTACTCCTGACCCAGGGCAGGTCTTTACGAGTTCGGAGACGGCGGCGCGAGACTTGCCAGCTCTCGCAGCGTCCGACTCTCGTCCGACAATGGAGCGCATCTCCGCCACCGCTGACAAAGACCGCCCGGACATCGCGATCCTGGCCCGCCTCGCCTACGACCACGCGGTGCGTGGTCTCGACTCGCAAATCGCGGTGCTCGGCGAGGCCCGGACGCGCGCCAATCAACTTGTCGTCGCGAGCGTGGCAGTCGCGACCTTGTTCGGCGGGTTCCTTTTTCGTGAGCCCGCGCCACCCCGCGGTGTCGGGATCGCAGCAATCGTCCCGCTAGCTCTGCTGGCTGGGGGAATGGTGCTCGCGATAAGGGCATGGAGACCAACGGGCAAACAGGGAGCCCGAGCCGGAGAACTTCAGCTGGTAGCCAGCGCGCGACTCGTCCTAGACCACGACCTCAGCGACGGCGCGGACCCCGAGAGCGTTGTAGCTGTCGGCCTGGAGGACATGTGGGACAAGAACCAGCTCGTCATCGAGCGCCTGATGGCACTCCTGAGACGCGCATCGACGTGTCTGGCGGGACAGGTAGCGTCGTGGACCGTTCTTCTGATCCTCAAGCAGGTGTTCTGAGTGACCGACAAGACCAATCCTGGTAGCGGTTCAGCTTCGGACGGTTCGCCCCGTCCAGGCCTCGGCAAGCCAGAGAACCGAGGCGGCCAGGGCGGCGCCAGCGGAACGACCCTGCCGCCGCAAACCAAAAAGCCATAGCGAACACCGCGACCGACGCCGATCAGAGCAGGCTCAGTTCGCCCCAGCGCTGAACCAGTTCCGCAGACGCATCGTCACGCTCCTCGCTCAGCGCTACTCGGTCGAGCAGCGCGAGGCTGCGCGTGTTGCGGCGGTCGACTCGCACGAACGTGCGCGGATGGCGGCCGAGCCGACGCATCTGCTGAAAGATCACCAACAACATAAAGTGACCGAGGCTGAGCTGCTCGCCCTCCGGCAGGTCGACGAGAACCCCGCGCGCGTCGCGCGCGACGGCAATGACCTCGGTGTAGCCGACGTCAGGAACCATCGACGGCTCGATGTGGTGGGCGCCGACGACGAGCAGGTCGCCGGCCGGGCCAATGCCGAGCAGCATGCGCCCGTCGAAGTAGGGCGGCGTCTGGAGGTATCGAAGCGGCAACGGGCCGCGGATCTGCTGCTCGACGACGTCCTCCCACGGCTCACCAGTGCTGCACGTGAAGCTACCGAGCACCTCTAGGTCGCCCGGCCGCAGACCGCGGATCTGGAGGTCGCCGGCCTTCACTCCACGTCAGGGACGCCGGCGGGGATGCGCACGGTCGGCGTGCCGGTGACCGTCAGGACCTCGGGATCGACCCCGCTGAGGACCTTCCCCCACGGCGTGCCGTACATGTCGACGAGCGGCTCGCCGAACTCGTTGACGTCGGGCATCTCGATCGCGGGCTCAACCGAGAGCATCGTGCGCCCGCCCGCGAGGATCTCCCAGCAGGCGACGACCGGGCTCCCTACCGCCCCGACTCCCAGGACGCGCACGGTCACCGCCGGCACCGAAACGGGAGCGGGCAAGCCCTGCAACTCGAGCATTGCCGCGACGTCGTTCAACGCCACGATCCGCCCGCTGAACTGCGCGGGCGCGGTCTCGGCATCCAGGCCGCGTCGGGCGCGGGCGAGCTTGCGCTGCAGCCCGGTCACCTCGGCGGCCAACTGCGGCGCAGCAAGCAGCCGGGCCAGCTCGGCGGCGCTGCTAATGCCGCCCGCGCCGGCGATCGTGCTCAGCGCCGCAGCGATCCGCTTGGCCTCCGGCGATGCGTCGAGCCGGGCCGCCGCCTTGGCGAGACGTTCGGCCATCGCGTAGTCCTTGCGCCGCGCCGCGCGGGCGGCGTCACGGTTCAACGCGCTGTAGAGATGGACGCGG contains:
- a CDS encoding P-loop NTPase fold protein, coding for MSSKDQPTKTTGDEPISEPGQDVLGRADFASEIRREIEHAPRKDGLVIAVTGPWGSGKTSVLNLAVGPLRDPAGYRVVPFNPWLFSGTPQLVEHFFSELQRQLDGSGDAALDRIAAALEDYAEVIDPLRFLPGVQKASAWTRFVARVLKRPEQSAEEQRRHLAALLADRDELLVVVIDDIDRLRDEEIADVMRLVRLVAGFPNVVYLLAYDADHVADALHASAGHEYLEKIVQVTHEIPAIVGEQLSDLALERINGLVGPVPEERFDREHWSKLYLSFRKYLELPRDVVRFVNHARAPVAQLIDEVDVADILALEALRLFEREFWNELPALRATLTNTREKDAWLFMDGPKPDEDRLQSALKRANDPDTLRDIVVELFPAAARYIRNTYYGSDFLASWERARRVAHPAVLGTYLARQIQPTSVATATVQRALEALDDREYLERLIVELSDQQLPDLLSRLEAFEGDYPDDVAPAIPVLYEMTPRIPEDHSFFGVRPAMRVTRVILRLLRNRDSETITSTVERVLPSLNLSDRLSLIHLVGHQQGVGHELVDATNASVWENRLTAEILAATPQALGAEPALGLLVHHLEQQDPDAAVAKVREATEADSAFLLALIRDVRREVRNSAGRHVSLLWDRLVDLVGEDALIRLITALPELDETADADTAELVSQARIFAADPEAAKRVMAEHRARYS